A genomic segment from Deinococcus sp. YIM 77859 encodes:
- a CDS encoding rhomboid family intramembrane serine protease, with product MPPPPPRAPRWRPAVGMATVFTALLVGGVWVQELADQFAFGGALDEYGIMPREPATLDHILTAPFLHVGFGHLIANTVPLAVLAFMSALRGAARFLAASLVIVVLGGFLVWLFGRGNSLHLGASALVFGYLAYLIGVGWWERTPAAIAVAGLALFLYGGALWGVLPTNPVVSWEAHLFGFLAGLTAAALLHRRRPTRPGPPHPSPRDRF from the coding sequence ATGCCCCCTCCGCCCCCCCGTGCCCCGCGCTGGCGTCCTGCCGTGGGGATGGCGACCGTGTTCACGGCGCTGCTCGTGGGTGGCGTATGGGTGCAGGAGCTCGCTGACCAGTTCGCGTTTGGCGGGGCGCTGGACGAATACGGCATCATGCCGCGCGAACCCGCCACCCTCGACCACATCCTGACCGCGCCCTTTTTGCACGTGGGGTTTGGGCACCTCATCGCCAACACGGTGCCCCTCGCGGTGCTGGCCTTTATGAGTGCGCTGCGGGGTGCAGCACGTTTTCTGGCTGCCAGCCTGGTCATCGTGGTGCTGGGCGGGTTTCTGGTCTGGCTCTTCGGACGCGGGAATAGCCTGCATCTGGGCGCCTCGGCCCTGGTGTTCGGGTATCTCGCCTACCTGATCGGCGTGGGCTGGTGGGAACGGACTCCCGCGGCCATCGCGGTGGCGGGGCTCGCCCTCTTCCTGTACGGCGGGGCGCTCTGGGGCGTGCTGCCCACCAACCCGGTCGTGTCCTGGGAAGCGCACCTCTTCGGCTTTCTGGCGGGATTGACGGCGGCGGCCCTCCTGCACCGCAGGCGCCCAACGCGCCCTGGTCCGCCCCATCCGTCCCCACGCGACAGGTTCTAA
- a CDS encoding TetR/AcrR family transcriptional regulator → MDSSSLRERQKERRRARIYSVALDLFKRAGFQATTATDIARASNVSRGTFFNYYPYKEAVLLDYGSEVMDRLRDKAEARLAEGVPPLTVLYEIWDELAEENARERDLFPPLAYEVMNPNPERARTAYQALPLSRVIELILKPLHQAGQIRSDLSLQRISNLIADTYLMVALRWSAYGTDRSLQEETRLALNLLLEGALRREGSGRTP, encoded by the coding sequence ATGGATTCGTCGTCGCTTCGGGAGCGTCAGAAGGAACGCCGCCGCGCGCGGATCTACAGCGTGGCCCTCGACCTGTTCAAGCGGGCAGGCTTCCAGGCGACCACCGCGACCGACATCGCGCGGGCCAGCAACGTCTCGCGCGGCACCTTCTTCAACTACTACCCCTACAAGGAGGCGGTGCTGCTCGACTACGGCAGTGAGGTGATGGACCGCCTGCGCGACAAGGCCGAAGCGCGCCTGGCCGAAGGCGTTCCGCCCCTGACCGTGCTGTACGAAATCTGGGACGAGCTCGCCGAGGAGAACGCCCGCGAACGCGACCTCTTTCCACCGCTGGCCTACGAGGTGATGAATCCCAACCCCGAGCGCGCGCGCACCGCGTATCAGGCGCTTCCCCTGAGCCGGGTGATCGAGCTGATTTTGAAACCGCTGCACCAGGCGGGGCAGATCCGAAGTGACCTCAGCCTCCAGCGCATCAGCAACCTGATTGCAGACACGTACCTGATGGTCGCGCTGCGCTGGAGTGCCTACGGCACCGACCGCTCCTTGCAGGAGGAGACGCGGCTGGCACTCAACCTGTTGCTGGAGGGTGCGCTCCGCCGCGAAGGCTCGGGCCGAACGCCCTAG
- a CDS encoding VanZ family protein, with product MKRSARPFWWLPAAAIMAAIWWLSASPDTPGPPLVHPLDWAAHFTAYLMLGFCLGRATGQRGPALVLAVWFGALDEVHQAFVPGREAGLTDWLFDLAGSGLGAWLATRRRCVSAVPLG from the coding sequence TTGAAGCGTTCCGCACGTCCCTTCTGGTGGCTTCCCGCCGCAGCCATCATGGCGGCCATCTGGTGGCTGAGTGCCTCGCCCGACACGCCGGGGCCGCCCCTGGTTCACCCTCTGGACTGGGCCGCGCACTTCACGGCCTACCTGATGCTGGGCTTTTGTCTGGGTCGCGCGACGGGGCAGCGGGGGCCCGCTCTTGTCCTCGCGGTGTGGTTTGGCGCGCTGGACGAGGTGCACCAGGCGTTCGTGCCGGGCCGGGAGGCGGGGCTGACCGACTGGCTGTTCGACCTGGCCGGCAGCGGGTTGGGCGCTTGGCTCGCCACACGTCGCCGTTGTGTCAGCGCCGTCCCGCTCGGCTAG
- a CDS encoding VOC family protein produces MSPAVLDHLVIAARTLEEGRAWLEGRLEVPLQPGGEHHRFGTRNALLSLGPGAYLEVLAVNPQAPVPPRPRWFGLDTPPLREGLEGGPRLIHWVARVETLRGLDLTPFGEALPLARGENHWTLTVPPDGSLPGGGVRPSLIEWHTSPPPTRLPDAGVRLLRLTLGTPDPDSLRVLLDTLRFEGEVEVREAPQAELSALLETREGLVTL; encoded by the coding sequence ATGTCCCCGGCTGTCCTCGACCACCTGGTGATCGCCGCCCGCACGCTGGAGGAGGGCCGCGCCTGGCTGGAAGGCCGCCTGGAGGTGCCGCTTCAGCCCGGGGGCGAGCATCACCGCTTTGGCACGCGTAACGCGCTCCTCTCTCTCGGCCCAGGCGCCTACCTGGAGGTGCTCGCGGTCAATCCGCAGGCCCCCGTGCCCCCACGGCCACGCTGGTTCGGCCTGGACACGCCGCCGCTGCGCGAAGGCCTAGAAGGCGGCCCCCGGCTCATCCACTGGGTGGCGCGCGTGGAGACGCTCAGGGGTCTAGACCTCACGCCGTTTGGTGAGGCGCTGCCCCTCGCGCGCGGCGAGAACCACTGGACGCTCACCGTTCCGCCGGACGGCTCCCTGCCCGGCGGAGGCGTGCGCCCCAGCCTGATCGAGTGGCACACGTCGCCCCCGCCCACACGCCTGCCCGACGCGGGCGTGCGCCTGCTGCGGCTGACGCTGGGGACACCGGATCCAGATTCGCTGCGCGTCCTGCTGGACACCCTGCGTTTTGAGGGCGAGGTGGAGGTGCGCGAGGCCCCGCAAGCGGAACTTTCGGCGCTGCTGGAGACGCGGGAGGGCCTGGTCACCTTGTGA
- the plsY gene encoding glycerol-3-phosphate 1-O-acyltransferase PlsY: MILTALLAVLVSYLIGSIPAAAWVARARGVDIRRVGSGNSGATNVLRSLGKGPALVVALFDIFKGALSVGLAHLLGLGPVGAALCGVAAVVGHNFSPFLKGRGGKGVATSFGTITALDPLVGAAAFVVGIGGIALTRFVSAGSILGALTAVVVAAVLGRPGWLLLVVTFLAALLSWQHRDNIRRLQAGNERRLGEKL; the protein is encoded by the coding sequence GTGATCCTGACCGCTCTTCTCGCCGTGCTGGTCTCGTACCTGATCGGGTCCATTCCCGCAGCGGCCTGGGTCGCCCGCGCGCGCGGCGTAGACATCCGCCGAGTCGGCAGCGGCAACAGCGGCGCGACCAATGTGCTGCGCTCGCTGGGCAAAGGCCCCGCCCTGGTGGTTGCCCTCTTTGACATCTTCAAGGGAGCCCTGAGCGTAGGACTCGCCCACCTGCTGGGCCTAGGTCCCGTCGGAGCGGCCCTGTGCGGCGTGGCCGCCGTCGTGGGGCATAACTTCAGTCCCTTCCTGAAGGGGCGCGGCGGCAAGGGCGTGGCGACAAGCTTCGGCACCATCACTGCCCTTGACCCCCTGGTCGGTGCGGCGGCCTTTGTGGTGGGCATCGGCGGGATAGCGCTGACGCGGTTCGTCTCGGCGGGCAGCATCCTGGGCGCGCTGACCGCCGTTGTGGTGGCTGCCGTGCTGGGCCGTCCCGGTTGGCTGCTGCTGGTGGTCACCTTCTTGGCGGCCCTGCTCAGCTGGCAGCACCGCGACAACATCCGCCGTCTTCAGGCCGGCAACGAACGGCGCCTGGGGGAAAAGCTCTAG
- a CDS encoding FAD-dependent oxidoreductase — MTTTPHWALPLPAFSPLDQDTQADVVVVGAGIVGVTTAYLLACAGRQVVLLERDEVGSGETARTSAQLTASLDFRYFELAAFHGEERTREIARSHTAAIGEIERIAREEGIACEFMRMPGFLFAPPEQSGDLTREGEAMRAAGLDVRMVEPPAGTRNLGPCLRLEHQAAFHPLKYLRGLVLAAQRRGVRVYTHSPVTAYDKHEVVTEGGARVRAAQVVLATNVPVADRVKFSFRLEPYRTYLVALELTGPLEQAHYWDTLDPYHYVRPVGPLLLVGGEDHGVGRADDAEERYERLETWARERFPVGQRREVWSGQVENTPDGLAYIGESGGVFVATGDVGNGLTHGTIAAGLIRDLIQGRANPWAELYDPNRLPRGNRSHWLKEGVSAAAYLGEWVTPGDDLRDLAPGEGTVVRRGLRKLAVYRDEEGQEHVRSALCSHLGCVVHWNSGEKSWDCPCHGSRFSPLGKVLHGPAREDLASGVDEA, encoded by the coding sequence ATGACCACCACACCGCACTGGGCGCTGCCCCTGCCCGCCTTTTCGCCCCTCGACCAGGACACGCAGGCCGACGTGGTCGTCGTCGGGGCGGGCATCGTAGGCGTCACAACAGCGTACCTGCTCGCCTGCGCGGGGCGGCAGGTGGTGTTGCTTGAACGGGACGAGGTCGGCAGCGGCGAGACGGCCCGCACGTCCGCGCAGCTCACGGCCAGCCTGGATTTCCGGTACTTCGAGCTCGCCGCCTTCCACGGCGAGGAGCGAACCCGGGAGATCGCGCGCAGCCACACGGCGGCGATCGGTGAGATCGAGCGGATCGCGCGCGAGGAGGGCATCGCCTGCGAGTTCATGCGGATGCCGGGCTTTCTGTTTGCCCCGCCGGAGCAGTCGGGCGACCTCACCCGTGAAGGGGAGGCGATGCGGGCGGCGGGTCTGGACGTGCGGATGGTCGAGCCGCCCGCGGGCACGCGCAACCTGGGGCCTTGTCTTCGGCTGGAGCACCAGGCTGCCTTTCACCCCCTGAAGTACCTGCGGGGGCTGGTGCTTGCGGCGCAGCGGCGGGGGGTGCGCGTGTACACCCACTCGCCGGTCACGGCCTATGACAAGCATGAGGTCGTCACCGAGGGCGGGGCGCGCGTGCGAGCGGCGCAGGTGGTCCTGGCGACGAACGTGCCCGTAGCGGACCGCGTGAAGTTTTCCTTCCGGCTGGAGCCGTACCGGACCTACCTGGTCGCGCTCGAACTCACCGGGCCGCTGGAGCAGGCCCACTACTGGGACACGCTGGACCCGTACCACTACGTTCGGCCGGTCGGCCCGCTGCTGCTGGTGGGAGGAGAAGACCATGGGGTAGGCCGCGCGGACGACGCGGAGGAACGGTACGAGCGGCTGGAGACCTGGGCCCGCGAGCGCTTTCCGGTTGGACAGCGGCGGGAGGTCTGGTCCGGGCAGGTGGAAAACACGCCGGACGGCCTGGCGTACATCGGGGAAAGCGGCGGCGTCTTTGTCGCCACGGGAGACGTGGGGAACGGCTTGACGCACGGCACCATCGCCGCTGGGCTCATCCGCGACCTCATTCAGGGTCGCGCAAACCCCTGGGCAGAGCTGTACGACCCAAATCGCCTGCCGCGCGGCAACCGTTCCCATTGGCTGAAAGAAGGCGTGAGCGCCGCTGCCTACCTGGGCGAGTGGGTCACGCCGGGGGATGACCTGCGCGACCTCGCGCCCGGCGAGGGAACGGTGGTTCGGCGCGGCCTGCGCAAACTGGCCGTCTACCGCGACGAAGAGGGCCAAGAACACGTCCGCAGCGCGCTGTGTTCCCACCTGGGGTGCGTGGTGCACTGGAATTCGGGCGAGAAGAGCTGGGATTGCCCCTGCCACGGCTCGCGCTTCTCCCCCCTGGGCAAGGTTCTGCACGGTCCGGCCCGAGAGGACCTCGCGTCCGGGGTGGACGAAGCCTAA
- the moaA gene encoding GTP 3',8-cyclase MoaA, which produces MLLDRLGRPLRDLRVSVTDRCNLRCTYCMPAEVFGPDYAFLPRAELLSFEEIERLVRAFVALGVRKLRLTGGEPLLRRDLPDLIAQLCRIEGIEDIALTTNGLLLPRLAASLKAAGLQRVTVSLDSLDPDIFGRMNGRGVHPQRVLDGIEAALRAGLRVKVNTVVQRGVNDEGLRELWLALREQAVVRFIEFMDVGNHNGWNLEAVVPSGEVLARLSDDGTGAEFRPVNPSYRGEVAARYRNAEGHEVGLISSVTAPFCGDCSRARLSAVGVLYTCLFAAAGTDLRAPLRAGASNEALQALIAGVWQDRRDRYSEERGEVTRARKVEMSHIGG; this is translated from the coding sequence GTGCTGCTTGACCGGCTGGGCCGTCCCCTGCGTGACCTGCGCGTCAGCGTGACCGATCGCTGCAATCTGCGCTGCACCTACTGCATGCCCGCCGAGGTGTTTGGGCCGGACTACGCCTTTCTTCCACGCGCGGAGCTGCTGAGTTTCGAGGAGATCGAACGCCTCGTGCGCGCCTTTGTCGCTCTGGGGGTGCGGAAGCTGCGCCTCACTGGCGGCGAACCGCTGCTCCGGCGTGACCTGCCCGACCTGATCGCACAGCTGTGCCGCATCGAGGGCATCGAGGACATCGCCCTCACCACCAATGGCCTGCTCCTGCCCCGGCTCGCCGCGAGCCTGAAGGCGGCGGGGTTGCAGCGGGTGACGGTCAGCCTAGATAGCCTCGACCCAGACATCTTCGGGCGGATGAACGGCCGGGGTGTTCACCCACAGCGGGTGCTTGACGGCATCGAGGCGGCGCTGCGGGCCGGGCTGCGGGTCAAGGTGAACACCGTGGTTCAGCGCGGCGTGAACGACGAGGGGCTGCGCGAGTTGTGGCTCGCCCTGCGTGAACAGGCGGTCGTGCGCTTTATCGAGTTTATGGACGTGGGCAATCACAACGGCTGGAATCTGGAGGCGGTCGTTCCCTCGGGCGAGGTGCTGGCGCGCCTGAGTGACGACGGAACCGGCGCCGAGTTCCGCCCGGTCAACCCCAGCTACCGCGGTGAGGTGGCGGCCCGCTATAGAAACGCAGAAGGGCACGAGGTCGGCCTGATCAGTTCTGTCACCGCGCCCTTCTGCGGCGACTGCTCGCGGGCGCGGCTCTCGGCAGTCGGCGTGCTCTACACCTGTCTTTTCGCAGCCGCGGGCACTGATCTGCGCGCCCCCCTGCGGGCCGGAGCCTCCAACGAGGCGCTGCAGGCTCTGATCGCGGGGGTGTGGCAAGACCGCCGGGACCGCTACAGCGAGGAGCGGGGCGAGGTCACGCGAGCCCGCAAGGTGGAGATGTCGCATATCGGCGGCTGA
- a CDS encoding GntR family transcriptional regulator — protein sequence MAKYPLIKTTLKDRLLGGHYPEGLPLPSEPQLAREFEVSRMTARRAIDELEREGYVYRVQGAGTFPTGKRFRQGMFRVRPFKEWARHPDHRTAVLRAMQIEATPEIAHVLQLQPGDPVIFIHRLRTAGDEALVIEKRYISAAVVPGLLDHDLSRESIHEVMVSLGVTLTRVEQNLEAVNLRQEEADLLRVPLGTAAFLLRRTTYSGQKRVSYVNYWVRGDRYAFQDSFEP from the coding sequence ATGGCGAAGTACCCGCTCATCAAAACCACGCTGAAAGACCGCCTGCTCGGGGGTCACTACCCGGAGGGCCTGCCCCTCCCCAGCGAACCGCAGCTCGCCCGTGAGTTCGAAGTCTCGCGCATGACTGCCCGGCGGGCCATCGATGAACTGGAGCGGGAGGGGTATGTGTACCGCGTGCAGGGGGCCGGCACCTTTCCCACGGGCAAACGCTTCCGGCAGGGAATGTTTCGGGTGCGGCCCTTCAAGGAGTGGGCGCGTCACCCCGACCACCGCACGGCGGTGCTGCGCGCCATGCAGATTGAGGCGACCCCCGAGATCGCCCACGTCCTTCAGCTGCAGCCCGGTGATCCGGTGATCTTTATCCACCGCCTGCGTACGGCGGGTGACGAGGCCCTCGTGATCGAGAAGCGCTACATCAGCGCAGCGGTCGTGCCTGGCCTGCTCGACCATGACCTCAGCCGCGAAAGTATTCATGAGGTGATGGTGAGCCTGGGTGTCACGCTGACACGCGTCGAGCAGAACCTAGAGGCGGTCAACCTCCGCCAGGAGGAAGCCGACCTGCTGCGCGTCCCCCTGGGCACTGCGGCCTTCCTGCTGCGGCGCACGACCTACAGCGGGCAGAAGCGGGTGTCTTACGTGAACTACTGGGTGCGTGGCGACCGCTACGCCTTCCAAGACAGCTTCGAGCCCTAA
- a CDS encoding ATP cone domain-containing protein, with translation MTQPELAIGTARHHWPFSKGLIVESLLNAGASGAVAAAVARRVELHLRNARRFLVSPAELQALMVEVARDVAGDEVAQAAARQTPAFVDILVRAKKGTLPFSRGVLARTLEDTGLAPRDAYGTASEVDVRLRQAGRREISVPELDALTEETLAERYGEHLRLTYRFLQRNRGRLGVVNGEGGTPVPFSKGILVQSLLAAGVPPDVARKVARVTQRDLRGNEDRVVTRQAIREKVEALLRDEVGPDVSARYRLLRVIRHPPRPLVVLLGGVSGTGKSYLAAEVAYRLGITRVIGTDAIREVMRAMVSRELVPGLHASTFNAWEALLPPGDSRPEKPTRAELLAGFRDQVQQVSVGVGAVVRRSIEEGTSLVLEGVHLVPGYLRAADYAGALVVPMLVTLPDEAEHRRHFELRDQETAASRPLHRYMRYFAEIRVMQEYLEELARREDVPLLDALTLDESADQAVDVVLRRVMAALTPQERTRLLGEEVTGG, from the coding sequence GTGACGCAGCCTGAACTCGCCATCGGCACGGCCCGGCACCACTGGCCCTTCAGCAAGGGGCTCATCGTAGAGTCGCTGCTGAATGCCGGGGCCAGTGGCGCCGTAGCCGCGGCGGTGGCCCGGCGGGTCGAACTGCATCTGCGCAACGCACGGCGCTTTCTGGTCAGCCCGGCCGAACTTCAGGCGCTGATGGTGGAGGTCGCGCGGGACGTGGCGGGAGACGAGGTGGCTCAGGCCGCCGCTCGGCAGACCCCGGCCTTTGTGGACATCCTGGTGCGGGCCAAAAAGGGCACGCTGCCCTTTAGCCGCGGGGTGCTTGCGCGCACGCTGGAAGACACCGGCCTCGCACCCCGCGACGCCTACGGCACGGCGAGCGAGGTGGACGTGCGGCTACGGCAAGCCGGGCGGCGTGAGATCAGCGTCCCCGAACTCGACGCCCTGACGGAGGAGACCCTGGCGGAGCGCTACGGGGAACACCTGCGCCTCACCTACCGTTTTTTGCAGCGCAACCGTGGGCGCCTGGGAGTTGTGAACGGCGAGGGGGGCACGCCGGTCCCCTTTAGCAAGGGCATCCTGGTGCAGTCGCTGCTGGCTGCCGGTGTGCCGCCGGACGTGGCCCGCAAGGTGGCGCGGGTGACGCAGCGGGACCTGCGCGGCAACGAGGACCGGGTCGTGACCCGGCAGGCTATCCGCGAGAAGGTCGAGGCCCTGCTGCGCGACGAGGTCGGCCCGGATGTCAGCGCGCGCTACCGCCTGCTGCGGGTGATTCGCCACCCACCGCGGCCCCTTGTCGTGCTCCTGGGGGGCGTCAGCGGCACCGGCAAAAGCTACCTGGCGGCGGAAGTGGCCTACCGCCTGGGCATCACCCGGGTGATCGGCACCGACGCCATCCGCGAGGTGATGCGCGCGATGGTGTCGCGCGAGCTGGTGCCGGGCCTGCACGCCAGCACCTTTAACGCCTGGGAGGCGCTGCTTCCGCCGGGTGATTCCCGGCCCGAAAAGCCCACCCGAGCCGAGCTGCTCGCCGGCTTTCGCGACCAGGTGCAGCAGGTGAGCGTGGGGGTGGGCGCGGTTGTGCGCCGCTCCATCGAGGAGGGCACCAGCCTGGTGCTCGAAGGCGTTCACCTGGTTCCCGGATATCTGCGCGCAGCCGATTACGCGGGCGCGCTCGTTGTGCCCATGCTCGTGACGCTGCCCGACGAAGCCGAGCACCGCAGGCATTTTGAGCTGCGTGATCAGGAGACGGCGGCCAGCCGCCCCCTGCACCGCTACATGCGCTACTTCGCGGAAATCCGCGTCATGCAGGAGTACCTGGAAGAACTCGCTCGCCGCGAGGACGTGCCGCTCCTCGATGCCCTGACCCTCGACGAGAGCGCCGATCAGGCCGTAGACGTCGTCTTGCGCCGGGTGATGGCCGCCCTGACCCCTCAGGAACGAACGCGGCTTCTGGGGGAAGAGGTCACTGGAGGGTAG
- a CDS encoding manganese catalase family protein produces MFYYDGKLQYPVRVETPDPRFARALQQAIGGVEGEIRVCLQYLFQAFGARGPKKYRDMLLATGTEEMAHIEMLATAVALNLEGAPSAVQEAAAKANPIVEAVMGGGDPRQYLSAGMAALAADANGVPFDGSHVYASGNIAADMYANATAEATGRALACRLFALTDDPGMKDMLRFLIARDTMHQQQWLAVIEELGGHQGTLPIPNSFPVEEELRDVSYVFFAPGIEGVQPPEGRFTQGPSLDGLGQFELRPAQPFGQEPQLAPPLPEAFAEQQQLVKTVQDSSGSSTD; encoded by the coding sequence ATGTTCTATTACGACGGCAAATTGCAGTACCCCGTTCGGGTCGAGACGCCTGATCCCCGCTTTGCCCGTGCTCTGCAACAGGCGATCGGCGGCGTGGAGGGCGAGATTCGCGTGTGCCTTCAGTACCTCTTCCAGGCCTTTGGCGCCCGCGGCCCCAAGAAATACCGCGACATGCTGCTCGCGACCGGCACCGAGGAGATGGCGCACATCGAGATGCTGGCAACCGCCGTTGCCCTCAACCTCGAAGGCGCGCCCAGTGCTGTGCAGGAAGCGGCGGCCAAAGCGAATCCCATCGTCGAGGCGGTGATGGGCGGCGGTGATCCCCGGCAGTACCTGTCGGCGGGGATGGCCGCGCTGGCGGCCGATGCCAACGGCGTGCCCTTTGACGGCTCACACGTGTACGCCAGCGGCAACATCGCCGCCGATATGTACGCCAACGCAACGGCCGAAGCCACTGGGCGCGCGCTCGCCTGCCGCCTCTTTGCCCTCACCGACGACCCCGGCATGAAGGACATGCTGCGCTTCCTGATCGCTCGCGACACCATGCACCAGCAGCAGTGGCTCGCGGTGATCGAGGAACTGGGCGGGCACCAGGGTACCCTGCCCATTCCCAACTCTTTCCCTGTCGAGGAAGAACTCCGCGACGTGAGCTACGTCTTTTTTGCCCCCGGCATCGAGGGCGTGCAGCCCCCGGAGGGCCGCTTCACCCAAGGCCCCTCGCTGGACGGCCTGGGTCAGTTCGAGCTGCGCCCTGCTCAGCCCTTTGGGCAGGAACCGCAGCTGGCGCCTCCCCTGCCCGAAGCTTTCGCCGAACAGCAGCAGCTGGTCAAGACCGTTCAGGACAGCAGCGGCTCGTCCACCGACTGA
- a CDS encoding aspartate-semialdehyde dehydrogenase translates to MRVAIVGATGAVGHELLRVLEHSTLKLDELQLYASPRSAGLKLPFAGEELTVQATPEGAIDADVILASAGGSVSKALAPAWVAEGAVVIDNSSAFRYEPDVPLVVPEVNGEAALRHRGIIANPNCTTAIAVVAVAPLHRAFGVRRMIVSTYQATSGAGQKGIEELLEGTRAELAGELPQAAVFAHPIPFNVIPHIDAFQDNGYTKEEMKVVWETRKILGDDSLKISCTAVRIPTLRTHSEAITLELERPATPEEARELLRRAPGVELRDDPAAKVYPMPLTATRKYDVEVGRIRSSLVFEGGLDLFVAGDQLLKGAALNAVQIAEYLQEKGALRGRVSG, encoded by the coding sequence ATGCGGGTAGCGATTGTGGGGGCAACAGGTGCGGTCGGACACGAACTCCTGCGGGTGCTGGAACACAGCACGCTGAAACTGGACGAGCTTCAGCTGTACGCCAGTCCGCGCTCGGCGGGGCTGAAGCTGCCCTTTGCGGGCGAGGAACTCACGGTACAGGCCACGCCGGAAGGAGCGATCGACGCCGACGTGATCCTCGCCTCGGCGGGCGGCAGCGTCAGCAAGGCGCTCGCCCCGGCCTGGGTCGCGGAGGGGGCAGTCGTGATCGACAACTCCAGCGCCTTCCGCTACGAACCGGATGTGCCCCTGGTGGTGCCGGAGGTGAACGGCGAAGCCGCGCTGAGGCACCGGGGCATCATCGCCAACCCCAACTGCACGACGGCGATCGCGGTGGTGGCGGTCGCGCCCCTGCACCGGGCCTTTGGGGTCAGGCGCATGATCGTCAGCACGTACCAGGCGACAAGCGGCGCGGGCCAAAAGGGCATCGAGGAACTGCTGGAGGGCACCCGCGCGGAGCTGGCAGGCGAGCTGCCGCAGGCTGCGGTATTTGCCCACCCCATCCCCTTCAACGTCATTCCGCATATCGACGCCTTCCAGGACAACGGCTACACCAAGGAGGAGATGAAAGTCGTCTGGGAGACGCGCAAGATTCTGGGGGACGACTCGCTCAAGATCAGTTGCACTGCCGTCCGCATCCCCACCCTGCGGACCCACAGCGAGGCGATCACCCTGGAATTGGAGCGCCCCGCCACGCCCGAAGAGGCGCGCGAGCTGCTGCGGCGGGCCCCAGGCGTGGAGCTGCGCGACGATCCCGCAGCCAAGGTCTACCCCATGCCCCTGACCGCGACCCGCAAGTACGACGTGGAGGTGGGCCGCATCCGCTCCTCACTGGTGTTCGAGGGCGGGCTCGATCTCTTTGTGGCCGGTGACCAACTGCTCAAGGGGGCCGCGCTGAACGCCGTGCAGATCGCCGAGTATCTGCAGGAGAAGGGAGCGCTGCGCGGGCGAGTGAGCGGGTAA
- a CDS encoding VOC family protein, which produces MTLLLDHVAVATPDLEVGAAPYLALGLTPEGPDEEVPAQGVRVRAFVVGETLIELLAPTRPESPIAGFLERRGPGLHHTAYRVADLEAEMARLRKLGARFLSETPSPGRAGTRVAFLHPKWGAGTLIELVEHPAGQGHP; this is translated from the coding sequence ATGACATTGCTGCTGGATCATGTCGCGGTCGCGACCCCGGACCTGGAGGTAGGAGCGGCCCCCTACCTGGCCCTGGGCTTGACGCCCGAGGGCCCCGACGAGGAGGTACCCGCGCAGGGGGTGCGGGTCCGGGCCTTTGTGGTGGGCGAGACCCTGATCGAACTGCTCGCGCCAACGCGCCCGGAAAGTCCCATCGCTGGATTTCTGGAACGGCGGGGACCGGGTCTACACCACACGGCCTACCGAGTGGCTGATCTGGAAGCCGAGATGGCCCGGCTGCGAAAGCTGGGGGCGCGGTTTCTGTCCGAGACGCCCTCACCCGGTCGGGCCGGGACACGGGTGGCCTTCTTGCATCCCAAATGGGGAGCAGGCACGCTGATCGAGCTTGTGGAGCATCCGGCGGGCCAGGGCCACCCTTGA